One genomic window of Gossypium hirsutum isolate 1008001.06 chromosome D11, Gossypium_hirsutum_v2.1, whole genome shotgun sequence includes the following:
- the LOC107912272 gene encoding probably inactive receptor-like protein kinase At2g46850 codes for MLPLLLVWFTLVSLNQPGICLQHRQQLQPVLLPNGCDDKCGRLHIPFPFHLNTSCASVSNAFHLSCLNSTTLYLHIGIQSYRVLDFFSDGILVDFPGTGSSTCRQYNGLNSFNFAGNDYLGISDDNVIGLYDCEDSSLCKADCETNELPDCDGNRSGALACCYPLSDHSNWHSGDGFSSFAKFGCRGVSSWVVPRGTNSGKRGVKLEWAIPRNKSQGLCASNAVMVSATTVEAGVRCSCQDGLVGDGFANGLGCFKSCIKEGQEAYGGECDNSPKRSQRKLVIVAGVLAPVFILASLFLFLCILKRPVKSGAFDIDQAHYHSTISFRKACRTRLFSYRELDEATRGFDDGQKLVDGTNGTIHAGVLGDGSHIAVQKVQCENERDLIHVLSRIELLSTVLHSNLARLLGCCIESGYTLMVGYEYPANGTLEEHLHNNSGQEFGLDWYKRLSIAAETASILAYLQCEISPPIFHHGLKSSGYIFLDVGFSVKVAGFALLCSSSNTGPLVQKNDVYDFGLLLLEIISGSKHSDMPSLALQKIKSGKLEEIVDPSLYYHEQPIFRREQIEIVADIATRCLLFGGDGKIGMVDVAKELFHLAKESTDGGSKKGSALEETFSNSSLLQMISMSPDSVHLPRIAGPV; via the exons ATGTTACCTCTACTTTTAGTTTGGTTTACTCTCGTATCTCTTAATCAACCAGGCATCTGTTTGCAACATCGTCAGCAACTGCAACCAGTTTTGCTTCCAAATGGGTGCGATGACAAATGCGGCAGGTTGCACAtaccatttccatttcatttgAACACTTCATGTGCCTCTGTTTCCAATGCTTTCCATCTTTCTTGCTTGAATTCAACCACCCTTTACCTCCACATCGGCATTCAAAGCTACCGAGTCCTTGACTTCTTCTCTGATGGTATACTCGTAGACTTTCCTGGAACTGGAAGCTCCACTTGTCGTCAATACAACGGCTTGAATTCCTTCAATTTTGCGGGAAACGACTACTTGGGAATCTCTGATGATAATGTGATAGGTCTATATGATTGTGAAGACTCGTCACTTTGTAAAGCAGATTGTGAGACGAACGAGTTGCCTGATTGTGATGGAAACAGGAGTGGAGCCCTGGCATGCTGTTATCCACTTTCTGATCATAGCAATTGGCATTCAGGGGATGGGTTTTCGAGTTTTGCCAAGTTTGGATGTAGGGGGGTTTCGTCGTGGGTAGTTCCGAGGGGAACCAACAGTGGGAAGCGTGGGGTTAAGTTGGAGTGGGCAATTCCTAGAAACAAATCTCAAGGACTTTGTGCCAGCAATGCAGTTATGGTGAGTGCTACAACAGTAGAAGCAGGGGTCAGGTGCTCCTGTCAGGATGGGCTTGTCGGTGATGGATTTGCAAATGGACTCGGATGCTTCAAGT CCTGCATCAAGGAGGGGCAAGAAGCATATGGTGGGGAATGTGACAACAGCCCAAAACGTAGTCAAAGGAAACTTGTAATTGTGGCTG GTGTTCTTGCTCCAGTTTTCATCCTTGCTTCCTTATTCTTGTTCCTTTGCATATTGAAACGACCTGTTAAATCAGGTGCATTTGATATAGACCAGGCTCATTATCATAGTACCATTTCATTTCGGAAAGCTTGTAGGACTAGATTATTCAGTTACAGAGAGCTAGACGAAGCAACCAGAGGGTTTGACGATGGTCAGAAGCTCGTAGATGGAACAAATGGCACAATTCATGCTGGAGTCCTTGGAGATGGTTCACATATAGCTGTGCAGAAGGTGCAGTGCGAGAATGAAAGAGACCTAATTCATGTCCTATCCAGAATTGAGCTTCTATCAACTGTTTTACATAGCAATTTAGCCCGACTCCTCGGGTGTTGCATTGAATCTGGTTACACCCTGATGGTGGGCTATGAATATCCTGCAAATGGCACCTTGGAGGAACATCTGCATAACAACAGTGGACAAGAATTTGGCCTTGACTGGTATAAGAGGCTAAGCATAGCCGCTGAAACTGCAAGCATCTTAGCATACTTGCAATGTGAAATTTCTCCACCTATCTTTCACCATGGCCTCAAATCATCCGGATACATATTTCTTGACGTGGGTTTCTCAGTTAAGGTTGCAGGGTTTGCACTGCTTTGCTCTAGCTCCAACACTGGCCCCCTTGTTCAGAAAAACGATGTGTATGACTTCGGACTGCTTTTGTTAGAGATAATTTCAGGCTCCAAACATTCAGACATGCCTTCACTAGCCTTGCAAAAGATTAAAAGTGGGAAGCTAGAAGAAATAGTGGATCCATCTCTTTACTACCACGAGCAGCCTATATTTCGAAGAGAGCAAATAGAGATAGTTGCAGACATAGCAACCAGGTGCTTGTTGTTCGGTGGAGATGGCAAAATTGGAATGGTTGATGTCGCAAAGGAGCTGTTTCACCTTGCAAAAGAAAGCACCGATGGAGGAAGTAAAAAGGGAAGTGCATTGGAAGAAACATTTTCAAATTCAAGCCTGCTTCAGATGATATCCATGTCTCCTGACTCTGTACATTTGCCTCGAATTGCAGGACCAGTTTGA
- the LOC107912271 gene encoding B3 domain-containing transcription factor NGA1, with protein MNFVQDEDHEGNDDEVTRENTSNFPFSSSSSSATSNNKDTVAQQHQKHLWLGTLDSREDYKVQVPAIKFDEKLGQMDLSLGNNNEYQSNIGSCIGGDSGSTIRCIEKEHMFDKVVTPSDVGKLNRLVIPKQHAEKYFPLHSSTNEKGLLLNFEDRNGKSWRFRYSYWNSSQSYVMTKGWSRFVKEKKLDAGDTVSFQRGVGESGKHRLYIDWRRRPNAPDPTTLAHIQLQSQFNFPHSVRWGSLYSMPQPMCVPRNYEPLHRLNYSIYPNTHRQRQAITYGNAGQYYPRSSSGSHHHQIGAVQAGGAEPMVIDSVPVVQGNKTVAKRLRLFGVNLECPNTTQAESSSSFPHGTIGSDDSPHFSSFSRQSTLSNNNTLRQSGMQAEYSKKGKSSLSIDLDL; from the coding sequence ATGAACTTTGTGCAAGATGAAGATCATGAGGGAAACGATGATGAAGTGACAAGAGAAAATACGAGCAACTTCCCGttttcctcttcctcttcttctgcTACTTCAAATAACAAAGATACTGTTGCTCAGCAACACCAAAAGCACCTGTGGTTGGGAACCTTAGATTCTCGAGAAGATTACAAAGTCCAAGTGCCTGCTATCAAATTTGACGAGAAACTAGGGCAGATGGACTTGTCACTTGGCAACAACAATGAATATCAATCAAATATTGGAAGCTGTATAGGCGGAGATAGTGGTAGTACCATTAGGTGTATTGAGAAAGAGCACATGTTTGATAAAGTTGTCACACCTAGCGATGTAGGCAAGCTCAACCGCCTCGTTATTCCAAAGCAACATGCCGAGAAGTACTTCCCTCTCCACTCGTCAACCAATGAGAAAGGGCTGTTGTTGAATTTCGAGGATCGAAACGGCAAGTCCTGGCGGTTCCGCTACTCGTATTGGAATAGTAGCCAGAGTTATGTGATGACCAAAGGGTGGAGCCGTTTCGTCAAGGAAAAAAAGCTTGATGCTGGTGATACCGTCTCCTTTCAGCGGGGCGTTGGGGAGTCGGGAAAACACCGCTTATACATCGATTGGAGGCGCAGGCCTAATGCACCCGATCCAACAACGCTTGCACATATACAGCTCCAAAGTCAGTTCAACTTCCCTCACTCTGTCCGGTGGGGTAGCCTCTACTCCATGCCTCAACCCATGTGCGTGCCTCGGAACTATGAGCCTTTGCATCGCTTGAACTACAGCATATATCCTAACACTCATCGCCAGCGTCAGGCAATTACTTATGGCAATGCGGGGCAGTATTATCCAAGGTCATCATCTGGGTCACATCATCATCAAATTGGAGCAGTGCAAGCAGGAGGAGCGGAGCCTATGGTGATTGATTCGGTGCCGGTTGTTCAGGGTAATAAAACTGTAGCTAAAAGGCTAAGGTTGTTTGGTGTGAACCTGGAGTGTCCTAATACTACACAAGCTGAATCTTCCTCCAGTTTTCCTCATGGCACAATAGGTTCAGATGACTCTCCTCATTTCTCTTCGTTTTCTCGACAATCAACATTGTCCAATAATAATACTTTGCGACAGTCCGGAATGCAAGCTGAATATTCAAAGAAAGGAAAATCTTCCTTGTCCATTGATTTGGATCTCTGA